One window of Paludibacter propionicigenes WB4 genomic DNA carries:
- a CDS encoding hybrid sensor histidine kinase/response regulator transcription factor, with translation MSRNIQYILALLVFLISPIGYASSLPITDVRYLTHSDGLSNHRVFTIIEDRYGAVWISTKAGVDRYNGHTIKNYTLTGDFYFGDMAGRTIRLFQDNHGDIWAYDNIGRIYKYSPIYDRFDQELKLGDFVHESIMLNKYVRSSDGKELFGLTKGLYIKDKSGSIKPAMTGVVVNDMVEVGNTWFIGTSSGLGVLKNGRKISMHPAFKNTNIQTLFYDKETAKLLIGTFNDGLRLMDMSTQKVSHIHSEIDIFTNPIRSILKLNANTMAIGIDGSGIYTVDLRNNKVELLINSEDNNGFSLHGNGIYAMLKDRQGNLWAGSYTGGVSLIGLTDSPSRLITHERGNLNSLANDNVNAIAENVNGDIWYATDRGVSILLKSGRWIHTLNKYVGVTLCSSENGNMLLGTYGEGILILDKNGKVVKLLNKQSGSLTSNYIFSIKKDRSGDYWVGALDGELMNLDGSGKLKQRYPVNLVLSVTVIDDYRIAAATVDGFYIIDKNKHTAERYASSQEQIRNNVSAYIIPMLFNTNGTVWLGTEGGGLNLYNIKTRKILRSYKTSDGLPSNDIYSLQVDSKGRLWVSTGNGVAVINDSVVLSLNYLKGVEKEYNKSAAIRLKSGDFIFGGISGAVRFSPSEINLIDYSAPLRITGFTIDGISESKKDKLMLSIHEGLEDGHITLAYKQNTFTVNFESINLRYQEDIAYRYILEGYDNGWSEVSVAGTATYKNVTPGKYLLRICSVRKCDGKLINEKKVEIVVSHPWWSSWWAWIVYVLLVGMAGYFIFRYKWYQLQKLHNEDKIRFFVNTAHDIRTPVTLVMAPLDDIRKDEQLSSNAAYLLDVARQNIRKLNTITTQLLEFEKIDSGNHSLKLNTVDLRDILQEEISSFQNACDKKNIQLSLTLPDFPANMLGDNHLLEMIFDNLISNACKYTNAGGQISVVLSATKNKVTAEIIDSGIGIPQSDHKHTFSKVFRAQNAVDTQEIGTGFGLIQVKRIVKMLHGTIEFKSVEGEGTTFTVSFKRVYDEAINSSRQTPVNSLSDDDNYPLSDNVIESDHNKDVTVLIVEDNDDLRQYLGKTFSPEYNVILMPTADDALSYLSEEYPDLIISDVMMPGTQGDDFCRAVKNNPETAGIPVILLTAKTGHDSIVTGLQKGADDYIAKPFSTEILKLKVRGAIENRNRLRSYLLKQAVVKVTSEKTANEVDHADEKRIEPELSTSDREFMERITEIVVGNMSNTDFSIDILCREMAMSRTLLYGRLKSLTGKAPQEFIRILCLERAADLLRQGMSVTDVAEATGFINAKYFSTIFKKHFGVQPSKFIEKG, from the coding sequence ATGTCCCGAAATATTCAATATATACTCGCTTTACTGGTATTTTTAATTAGCCCGATTGGGTATGCCTCTTCATTGCCAATAACCGATGTGAGATATCTGACTCATTCCGATGGGCTGAGCAATCATAGGGTATTTACTATTATTGAAGATCGCTACGGTGCTGTATGGATAAGCACAAAAGCCGGTGTTGATCGTTACAATGGCCATACGATAAAGAATTATACACTTACCGGTGATTTCTATTTCGGAGATATGGCCGGAAGAACAATCCGTTTGTTTCAGGACAATCACGGAGATATTTGGGCCTATGACAATATCGGACGAATTTATAAATACTCGCCTATCTATGACCGCTTCGATCAGGAACTGAAGCTTGGAGACTTCGTTCACGAGAGCATAATGCTCAACAAATATGTCAGAAGCAGCGATGGAAAAGAGCTATTCGGACTTACAAAGGGATTGTATATTAAAGATAAGTCCGGAAGCATAAAGCCGGCTATGACAGGTGTTGTGGTGAATGATATGGTCGAAGTGGGCAATACCTGGTTTATTGGTACAAGCTCAGGTCTTGGTGTGTTGAAAAATGGGCGGAAGATATCTATGCACCCAGCATTTAAAAATACGAATATTCAGACTTTATTCTACGACAAAGAAACGGCAAAACTGCTGATCGGGACATTCAATGACGGGCTGCGTCTAATGGATATGTCCACGCAAAAGGTATCGCACATCCATTCCGAGATTGATATTTTTACGAATCCGATACGGTCTATATTAAAACTAAATGCCAATACGATGGCGATAGGTATAGATGGTAGTGGAATTTACACGGTAGATCTTCGTAACAATAAAGTAGAACTGCTTATTAACTCCGAAGACAATAATGGCTTTAGTCTCCATGGTAACGGAATATACGCCATGCTTAAAGACCGGCAAGGCAACCTGTGGGCCGGTAGCTACACCGGTGGAGTATCGCTCATTGGACTTACAGATTCTCCCTCACGGCTTATAACTCATGAGAGGGGCAACCTTAATTCATTGGCGAATGATAATGTAAACGCCATAGCCGAAAACGTAAATGGTGACATTTGGTATGCCACTGATCGGGGCGTTAGCATATTACTGAAGTCGGGACGATGGATTCACACCCTGAACAAATATGTGGGTGTAACCTTGTGTTCTTCCGAAAACGGTAATATGTTGCTGGGTACTTATGGCGAGGGAATTCTTATCCTGGACAAGAACGGGAAAGTGGTGAAACTACTGAACAAACAGTCGGGCAGCCTGACGTCCAATTATATCTTCTCCATAAAAAAAGATCGCTCCGGCGATTATTGGGTGGGAGCATTGGACGGGGAACTAATGAATCTTGATGGAAGTGGAAAACTGAAACAGCGATATCCTGTCAATCTTGTGCTTTCGGTTACGGTAATTGACGATTACCGGATTGCTGCGGCTACGGTGGACGGCTTTTATATTATTGACAAGAACAAACACACGGCGGAGCGTTACGCCTCTTCGCAGGAACAGATACGCAACAACGTAAGTGCTTATATCATACCGATGCTATTCAATACCAACGGGACTGTGTGGCTAGGCACAGAAGGAGGTGGACTGAATCTTTATAACATCAAAACAAGGAAGATATTACGCAGTTACAAAACGTCCGATGGATTGCCTTCGAATGACATATACAGCCTTCAGGTTGATTCGAAGGGACGCCTGTGGGTAAGCACCGGTAACGGAGTTGCTGTTATCAATGATTCTGTCGTGTTATCACTAAACTATCTCAAAGGCGTAGAAAAAGAATATAACAAGTCAGCAGCGATCCGGTTGAAATCCGGCGATTTTATATTCGGGGGAATATCGGGAGCCGTACGGTTTTCGCCCTCCGAGATCAATTTGATAGATTACTCTGCCCCTTTACGGATTACCGGATTTACAATCGACGGAATAAGTGAATCGAAAAAAGATAAATTAATGCTTTCGATTCATGAGGGACTGGAAGACGGGCACATTACCCTTGCCTATAAGCAAAATACTTTTACCGTTAATTTTGAATCCATAAACCTGCGTTATCAGGAAGACATAGCTTATCGATACATATTGGAAGGCTATGACAATGGATGGAGCGAAGTATCCGTAGCCGGTACTGCCACCTATAAAAATGTAACTCCCGGCAAATACCTGCTACGAATATGCAGCGTACGTAAATGCGACGGCAAACTAATCAACGAGAAGAAAGTGGAAATTGTCGTTTCACATCCCTGGTGGAGTTCATGGTGGGCATGGATTGTTTATGTTTTGCTTGTCGGTATGGCGGGTTACTTTATTTTTCGCTATAAATGGTATCAGCTCCAAAAACTACACAATGAGGACAAAATACGATTCTTTGTCAATACAGCTCACGACATTCGTACCCCGGTCACACTGGTCATGGCACCGCTTGATGATATCCGCAAAGATGAACAGCTTTCTTCAAATGCTGCTTATTTGCTCGATGTAGCCCGACAAAACATCCGCAAACTTAATACTATCACTACGCAGCTGCTGGAATTTGAAAAAATCGATTCAGGTAATCATTCATTAAAACTTAATACAGTTGATTTAAGGGATATATTGCAAGAAGAAATCAGCAGTTTCCAGAATGCGTGCGACAAAAAGAACATACAATTATCACTGACCTTGCCCGACTTCCCTGCAAATATGCTCGGCGACAATCATCTGCTTGAGATGATATTTGATAATCTGATATCAAATGCATGTAAGTACACCAATGCCGGTGGACAGATCAGTGTAGTACTAAGTGCAACCAAAAATAAGGTCACCGCAGAAATAATTGACAGCGGTATAGGAATTCCTCAGAGCGACCATAAACATACTTTTTCTAAAGTGTTCAGGGCTCAAAACGCAGTGGATACACAAGAAATTGGTACCGGATTTGGGTTGATACAGGTAAAACGCATTGTGAAAATGCTTCATGGCACTATAGAATTCAAGTCGGTAGAAGGAGAAGGTACCACTTTTACAGTCAGCTTTAAACGGGTTTACGACGAAGCAATAAATTCGTCAAGACAAACTCCCGTCAACAGTTTGTCTGATGACGACAATTACCCATTATCAGATAACGTCATCGAGTCGGATCACAATAAAGATGTAACTGTACTTATTGTGGAAGATAATGACGATTTGCGTCAATATCTTGGAAAAACCTTTTCACCGGAGTATAATGTCATTTTAATGCCTACGGCGGATGATGCGTTGTCCTACTTGTCGGAGGAATATCCGGATTTGATTATCTCCGATGTGATGATGCCCGGAACGCAGGGAGACGATTTTTGCAGAGCGGTAAAAAATAATCCTGAGACAGCCGGCATTCCGGTGATACTTCTGACCGCCAAAACCGGTCATGATTCCATCGTAACCGGGCTTCAAAAGGGTGCTGACGATTATATTGCCAAACCGTTCAGCACAGAGATTCTAAAACTAAAAGTACGGGGAGCCATTGAAAACCGGAATCGCTTGCGCAGTTATTTACTCAAACAAGCCGTAGTAAAGGTAACCTCCGAAAAGACGGCTAATGAGGTAGACCATGCGGATGAAAAAAGAATAGAGCCGGAATTATCGACAAGCGACCGCGAATTTATGGAAAGAATCACTGAAATTGTAGTGGGTAATATGAGCAACACAGACTTTAGCATTGACATACTCTGCCGCGAAATGGCAATGAGCCGAACTCTCTTATATGGCCGGCTGAAGTCGCTAACAGGAAAAGCACCGCAGGAATTCATCAGGATCCTTTGTCTTGAGCGGGCAGCCGACTTGTTGCGTCAAGGAATGTCAGTAACAGACGTAGCTGAAGCAACCGGTTTTATAAACGCTAAATATTTTAGTACCATTTTCAAAAAACATTTTGGGGTACAGCCCAGCAAATTTATCGAAAAAGGATAG
- a CDS encoding glycoside hydrolase family 16 protein — MNKFTTLLITLAWGTCTACSSNRDEPDVSPPLLTSNEIVVFQDEFKTFNTSFWNKETHAAGWTNQELQSYDPSHVTVGKDGDKTVLILTAERKNGLIMSGRVNTKAKKSFKYGKLEASIKLPKTANGLWPALWLMGDNNKEWPACGEIDIMEMGDAEGMQSGNASQRVNTALHFGPDVKNHEQKYFTSNATANLQDGNYHLYTMVWDENKIAVSIDSIPFNTFDIKDNPYFHGNFFILLNLAVGGAYTGITDMTGITALKDGEKAAMYVDWIKITETK; from the coding sequence ATGAACAAATTCACAACACTCCTTATCACCCTCGCGTGGGGAACGTGTACAGCCTGTTCGTCGAATAGAGATGAACCCGATGTATCTCCACCCCTGCTAACATCGAATGAAATCGTCGTATTTCAGGATGAATTCAAAACTTTCAATACCTCATTTTGGAATAAAGAAACCCATGCTGCCGGATGGACCAATCAGGAGTTGCAATCCTACGATCCTTCTCATGTAACTGTTGGGAAAGACGGCGACAAAACAGTACTGATACTAACAGCCGAACGTAAAAATGGCCTAATTATGTCGGGCAGAGTAAATACAAAAGCTAAGAAAAGTTTCAAATATGGAAAACTTGAAGCAAGTATTAAACTGCCTAAAACAGCCAACGGACTTTGGCCTGCATTGTGGTTGATGGGCGACAATAACAAAGAATGGCCTGCCTGTGGTGAAATAGACATTATGGAAATGGGAGATGCGGAAGGAATGCAATCCGGAAATGCATCGCAACGTGTCAATACGGCTCTTCATTTCGGGCCTGATGTCAAAAATCACGAACAGAAATATTTTACGTCTAATGCTACTGCGAATCTGCAGGACGGCAATTACCATCTATATACAATGGTTTGGGACGAGAATAAAATTGCAGTGTCTATTGACAGCATTCCCTTTAATACATTTGATATAAAGGATAACCCCTATTTTCATGGCAATTTTTTCATTTTACTAAATCTTGCAGTTGGTGGTGCATACACCGGTATAACCGATATGACGGGAATAACTGCGCTTAAGGATGGTGAAAAAGCAGCCATGTATGTTGACTGGATAAAAATAACTGAGACTAAATAA